A stretch of Brassica rapa cultivar Chiifu-401-42 chromosome A08, CAAS_Brap_v3.01, whole genome shotgun sequence DNA encodes these proteins:
- the LOC103835049 gene encoding EPIDERMAL PATTERNING FACTOR-like protein 2 has protein sequence MALSILCLKMALCSKMSSCLLMLLILNSTHFSLMANGRPEPNSREFIKRGDHDQKMVMRGLIGSSPPRCERVRCHLCGHCEAIQVPTNHQTKLHSPSSFSSSEITNLDYIRGEDTTNYKPMSWKCKCGNSIYNP, from the exons atggCGTTGTCGATCTTGTGTCTGAAAATGGCGTTGTGCAGCAAAATGTCAAGCTGTCTACTGATGTTGCTGATTCTTAATTCGACCCATTTCAGTCTAATGGCTAATG GTAGACCAGAGCCAAACTCGCGTGAATTCATTAAG AGAGGAGATCATGATCAGAAGATGGTGATGAGAGGTTTAATAGGATCAAGTCCACCAAGATGTGAGAGAGTGAGATGTCATTTGTGTGGTCACTGTGAAGCAATTCAAGTTCCTACTAATCATCAAACAAAGCTTCactctccttcttctttttcgtcCTCTGAGATTACTAATCTTGATTACATCAGAGGAGAAGACACTACTAATTATAAACCCATGAGCTGGAAATGCAAATGTGGTAACTCTATCTATAACCCTTGA
- the LOC103835050 gene encoding DNA ligase 1 yields MGRSSPSRGQRSKGFKVKHCLQFTLLLAVGIWLLYQLKHSHDDDKKAVFDESAAKTEVVKMGRKDLKFNPRVEGTKKNDEVIKSEEILEREEERGEENVVEGGNDKETQGTGNEESESASDDESDEEAREKNYKGDDASSEMEEKGVKVGVEEESKGNNTTETVSFHEDESGPKTEQLVKDSLINNNVSSNTTEETGGDDDKQQETKNESEENASLSGGNNESDETITKSVVLEKGFSDSNGELPESNQSTTSNATEKTTGYQETKNEVEEQEKTQSSQLSSEVESKSKEEEPQEKKKEDSSSQEESKEEEPHNKEKKEPSAQEEKEKGEASSQEENENKETENIEKVESLSQEENESKETENKEKVEASSQEENESKETEKREKEESSESQHTVNANSEKKIKQVKSTDPSDTQEKRDEQETDGSKSHSGNEQSKSASDDVKETENDTSKTESDKEKSNKTGVTEESQSDQEHTKDARTDLKTQPESNNGFTSDKVAAE; encoded by the coding sequence ATGGGGAGATCATCGCCAAGTAGAGGGCAGAGATCAAAGGGATTCAAGGTCAAACACTGTCTTCAGTTCACTCTCTTGCTCGCCGTTGGCATATGGCTGCTTTATCAGCTCAAGCATTCTCATGATGATGACAAGAAGGCTGTGTTTGATGAGAGTGCTGCAAAGACTGAAGTGGTGAAGATGGGAAGGAAAGATCTTAAGTTTAACCCTCGAGTTGAGGGGACTAAGAAGAATGATGAAGTGATCAAGAGTGAAGAGATTTTAGAGAGGGAGGAGGAGAGAGGCGAGGAGAATGTGGTAGAAGGGGGTAATGATAAGGAAACTCAAGGAACAGGGAATGAAGAAAGCGAGAGTGCGAGTGATGATGAGAGTGATGAAGAAGCTAGAGAGAAGAATTACAAGGGTGATGATGCTTCCAGTGAGATGGAGGAGAAGGGTGTAAAAGTGGGAGTGGAGGAAGAGAGTAAGGGTAACAACACTACTGAGACTGTCAGTTTCCATGAAGACGAGTCTGGTCCAAAGACTGAACAGCTAGTTAAAGATTCTCttattaataataatgtttCTTCCAACACAACCGAGGAGACTGGTGGTGATGATGATAAGCAACAAGAGACCAAGAATGAGTCGGAGGAGAACGCTAGTTTATCAGGAGGTAACAACGAGTCTGATGAAACAATAACTAAGAGTGTCGTGTTGGAGAAGGGGTTCTCTGATTCTAATGGCGAATTGCCTGAGAGTAACCAGTCAACTACTTCCAATGCAACTGAAAAGACCACTGGTTATCAGGAAACCAAAAACGAAGTAGAAGAGCAGGAGAAGACACAGTCTTCTCAGCTCTCATCTGAAGTGGAAAGTAAAAGCAAAGAGGAAGAACCCcaggaaaagaagaaagaggacTCTTCATCCCAAGAGGAGAGTAAAGAGGAAGAGCCACATAACAAGGAGAAAAAAGAGCCTTCAGCCCAAGAGGAAAAGGAGAAAGGAGAGGCTTCTTCACAAGAGGAGAATGAAAACAAAGAAACTGAGAACATTGAGAAAGTAGAGTCTTTGTCCCAAGAGGAGAATGAGAGCAAAGAAACCGAGAACAAGGAGAAAGTTGAGGCTTCTTCACAAGAGGAGAATGAAAGCAAAGAAACCGAGAAGAGGGAGAAAGaagagtcctcagaatctcAGCATACGGTAAACGCTAACAGTGAGAAGAAGATTAAACAGGTGAAGTCTACTGATCCTTCAGACACACAGGAAAAGAGAGACGAACAAGAAACTGATGGAAGCAAGAGTCATTCTGGCAACGAGCAAAGCAAGTCAGCTTCTGACGATGTAAAGGAAACAGAGAATGACACATCAAAAACAGAGTCGGATAAGGAGAAAAGCAACAAAACTGGTGTAACAGAGGAGTCCCAGAGCGATCAAGAACATACCAAGGATGCTCGAACTGATCTGAAAACTCAGCCCGAGTCTAACAATGGATTCACAAGCGACAAAGTCGCTGCTGAATGA
- the LOC103835051 gene encoding cytochrome c oxidase subunit 6a, mitochondrial gives MYHFSESTIYFATLREKERERIGKKINQRMATAIVRSALSRAAIGAAPKTSLAPKRRFSSSAGHDDAYEAAKWEKITYLGIASCTALAAYVLSKGHHHGEDPPAYPYMHIRNKEFPWGPDGLFEVKHNEGH, from the exons ATGTATCATTTCAGTGAGTCCACTATTTATTTCGCAACACttcgagagaaagagagagagagaataggAAAGAAGATAAATCAGAGAATGGCGACGGCGATTGTACGTTCAGCACTTTCCCGAGCAGCGATCGGCGCAGCTCCGAAGACATCCCTTGCCCCCAAGCGAAGATTTTCATCTTCCGCCGGCCATGACGATGCTT ATGAAGCTGCAAAGTGGGAGAAGATTACTTACCTGGGCATTGCTAGTTGCACTGCTTTAGCCGCCTATGTTTTATCTAAGGGTCATCATCACGGCGAGGATCCTCCT GCGTATCCGTATATGCACATCCGCAACAAGGAGTTTCCTTGGG GTCCAGACGGTCTCTTTGAGGTGAAGCACAACGAAGGGCACTGA
- the LOC103835048 gene encoding homeobox-leucine zipper protein HAT22: MGLDDSCNTGLVLGLGLSPTHNSYNYAIKKSSATVDHHVNPSLTLSLSGESYKVEKTVSGAGDQIYRQTSSHSGISSFSSGRIKREREVCGDGEEEAEETEKRVVCSSVRDDHEDEEGFSARKKLRLTKQQSVLLEENFKMHSTLNPKQKQALARQLSLRPRQVEVWFQNRRARTKLKQTEVDCEFLKKCCETLTDENRRLQKELQDLKALKMSQPFYMHMPPATLMVCPSCERLGGGVAGGGRGSTVAVDGGTAKGAFSIPFINPSAAC; encoded by the exons ATGGGTCTTGATGATTCATGCAACACGGGTCTTGTTCTTGGGTTAGGCCTCTCACCGACGCATAATAGTTACAATTATGCCATCAAGAAGTCCTCCGCCACCGTTGACCACCATGTCAATCCGTCGTTGACACTAAGCCTCTCCGGTGAGAGTTACAAGGTCGAAAAGACGGTCTCCGGCGCCGGAGATCAGATTTATCGGCAGACGTCGTCTCACAGCGGAATCTCATCGTTCTCGAGCGGAAggatcaagagagaaagagaagtttGTGGCGACGGCGAAGAAGAGGCGGAGGAAACGGAGAAAAGAGTGGTGTGTTCGAGTGTAAGAGATGATCATGAAGACGAAGAAGGTTTTAGTGCTCGTAAAAAGCTTAGACTCACTAAACAACAATCCGTTCTTCTTGAAGAAAACTTCAAAATGCATAGCACTCTTAATCCC AAGCAAAAACAAGCTCTTGCGAGACAGCTGAGTCTAAGGCCCAGGCAAGTTGAAGTGTGGTTCCAAAACAGGAGAGCCAG GACAAAACTAAAGCAAACAGAAGTGGATTGTGAGTTTTTGAAGAAATGTTGCGAGACTTTAACGGATGAGAACAGAAGGCTTCAAAAAGAGCTTCAAGATCTCAAGGCTTTAAAGATGTCTCAACCTTTTTACATGCATATGCCGCCGGCGACGCTGATGGTGTGTCCTTCTTGTGAGAGACTCGGCGGTGGTGTTGCTGGAGGAGGCCGTGGAAGTACGGTGGCGGTGGATGGAGGAACGGCGAAGGGAGCTTTCTCCATCCCTTTTATTAATCCTTCTGCAGCTTGTTAA